A region of the Amycolatopsis sp. cg13 genome:
GGAAGAAGGCGGGTTCATCGTCCGCGGCTCGCGCCCGGAACGCTGGATCCGGCAGACGAACTTCGCCAACGACGAGGCCGTCGGCTACCTCGCGGACCGGCTCAACCGGCTCGGCGTCGAGGAAGCGCTCGCGAAGAACGGTGCCCGCCCGGGCAGCCCGGTCACCATCGGCGACATCCAGTTCGAATGGCAGCCCTCGACGCCGGGTGTCGCGGTGCACCTGTCCGGCCGCGGCACGGATGTCCGGCTGGAGCGCACCGACCGCGTCGGCGCGTCCGAGCGCAAGGAAGCCCGCCGGATCCGCCGCGACGGCACCGGTGAGGAAGAAGAGCTGGCCGAAGAGGAAACCACCCCGTCCGTCGACTCCGAACTGGACGGCGTGTGGGACGACGAGGAGCAGGCGGAGCGCGACCGGTGAGCGGCACGCGCCACGAGATCGCGGAAGCCCGCCGGCTGGTCGTGAAGATCGGTTCCTCGGCGCTGACCACCGCGGGCAGCGGCCTCGACGTCGCTCGCCTCGACGCACTGGTCGACGCCATCGCGGACCGCGTTGCCCGTGACGCGCAGATCGTGCTCGTGTCGTCGGGTGCGATCGGGGCCGGGCTCGCGCCGTTGAAGCTGGGCAAGCGTCCGGGTGACCTGGCGACGCAGCAGGCCGCGGCGAGCGTCGGGCAGCTCGCGCTGGCGCACGCGTACGCGGAATCGTTCGGCCGCTACTCGCTGACCGTCGGCCAGGTGCTGCTCACCTCGGACGACGTCGTCCGCCGCGCGCACTACCGCAACGCGCAACGCACGTTCTCCCGCCTGCTCGCGCTCGGCGCGGTGCCGGTCGTGAACGAGAACGACACCGTTGCCACGCAAGAGATCCGCTTCGGCGACAACGACCGGCTCGCCGCTCTGGTGGCGCACCTCGTCGGCGCCGACGCACTGGTCCTGCTGTCCGATGTGGACGGTCTGTACGACGGCGACCCGCGCGACGGTGCGACCCGCAAGATCACCGAGGTGCGCGGCGAGTCCGATGTGGAGGGCATCGCGGTCGGGATGTCGTCCTCGGGCCTGGGCACCGGCGGCATGGTCTCGAAACTTTCCGCGGCGCGTACTGCGGCCGGTGCCGGAATCCCCGTGCTGTTGGCCGCTGCGGCCGACGCCGGAGACGCGCTGCGCGCCGCGAACGTCGGCACTGCCTTCGCGCCCGCCGACACCCGTCTGTCCGCCCGCCGCTTCTGGCTCGGCTACGCGGCCGACACTTCCGGCCGCCTCCGCCTGGACGACGGTGCGGTGCGGGCGATCCTGCGCCGCCGTTCGCTGCTGGCGGCGGGAATCACCGGCCTGGACGGGGATTTCGAGGCCGGTGACGTGGTCGATCTGGTGGATTCGGCGGATGTCCCGGTGGCGCGTGGTGTGGTCGGTTTCGACGCGGGGGAGTTGCCCGCGTTGATCGGGCGGTCGAGTCATGAGGTTCCGGTGGAGCACCGGCGGGAGGTCGTGCACGCGGACGACCTCGTCCCGCTGCGCCGCTAAGAACCCCCGAGATGCCGCGCCACGCGCGCGAGCTGCTCCGCGTAATACTCCACAAAGGACTCTGACGCCGGATCCTCTCCGGTCAGCGCTTCCGCGACCCGGGGCAGCGACATCGGCGCGCTGGCCGCCGCCATCAGCATCAGCAGGAACGTCTTCGGGTCCACATCGGCCGGGAAATCGCCCGCCTCCTGCCGCGCCCGCATGTACTTGAGCTGCCCCCGCAGGAACTCGCGCTGAGACTCCGCGCCCGCCTCGTTCGGCGTGCCCTCGGCCATGTTCTCCCGCAGGAACAGCCGCGCCTGGTCCTGGTCGGCGAGGCCGCCCTTGGCGAAGTCCTCGAGCACGTCCGCGAGCGGCCGGTCGGTCGTGGTCATCGCGGCGAACCCGGCGAACGGTTCGCTCGCGACCTCGGCGTACAGGCCTTCCTTGCCGCCGAAGTAGTACGAGATCAGCTGCTTGTTCACGCCCGCGCGCTGCGCGATGTCGCTGACCCGCGCGGCCGCGTATCCCTTGCTGCCGAATTCGGCCTTCGCCGCCTCGAAAATGCGGGCCTTCGTGCGTTCGGGATCGCGCTGGCGCTCGCCGGGGCGCGGCGCGCGGCGCGGGGTGGTCTCGGACACCTCGGCAGCCTAACCGACGCGTTAATCATCCTGAAGGTTGACACAATCATCCGCGTGGATAATTATGGAACGAGACCGAGAGGGGATGACCGTGAACAAGATCAAGGTGGCGGTAGTCGGCGGCGGCACCGGCGGGTTGTGCCTGGCGCACGGCCTGTCGCGGGCCGGCATCGAGGTGGCGGTGTACGAGCGCAGCCGCACCCGGGCCGATCGCCTGCAGGGCTACCGCGTCCACATCGCGCCGATGGGCTCCGCCGCGCTGCACGAGTGCCTTCCGACGGCGGCGTGGGAGCAGTTCCTCGCGACGACGGGGGAAAGCAAGGGCGTGTTCGGCTTCGTCACCGAGCAGATGCGCGAACTGGCGGTCCTCGATGCTCCGCCGAGCGAGGATCCGGCTGCCGCGCACCATTCGGCGAGCCGGATCTCGATGCATCAGGTGCTGTCGTCCGGATTGGACGGCATCCTGTGGTACGACAAGGAATTCGTGCGGTACGAGACCGGTCCGAAGGGGGTCGGCCTGCACTTCGCGGACGGCACCACCGCCGAGGCGGATTTGGTGATCGGCGCGGACGGAGCGAATTCCCGGGTCCGCGCGCAGCTGCTGCCGCACGCGAAGCGGGTGGACACCGGGATCCGCACCGTGATCGGCAAGTTCCCGTTGACCGACGAGTCCCGTGCGCTGCTCCCGGAGCGGTTGGCGACCGCTCCGACGTACGTGCTGCCGCCGGCGGGCAGCGGGATGTTCACCGCGCCGCACGAGTTCTCGGCGGCGTCGGTCAACGACGAGACCGCGACCGTCGACCCGGTCCTGTTCGACAACACCAGCAGCTACGTGATGTGGTCCTACGGCGCGAAAGCCGAGCGTTTCCCGGCCGACCTCGCCGAACTGGACCCTCCCGCGCTCCGTTCGCTGATGCTGGAACGGATCCGCGACTGGCACCCGGGTTTCAGCCGATTGGTGGCCGGATCGCTGGACGCCACCGTGGCCATGCTGCCGATCCGCACGTCGGTGCCGGTCCGCGAGTGGGAGACCGGCCCGGTCACCCTGCTCGGCGACGCCGTGCACAGCATGACCCCGTTCCGCGGCATCGGCGCGAACATCGCCCTCCGCGACGCGCAAGTGTTGTGCCGCACCCTTTCCCGCGGCGGCGACGTGACGGCCGCGGTCGCCGACTACGAACGGCAGATGCGGAAGTACGCGTACCCACAAGTCCGCGGTTCGCTGCGCAGTGCCGAGCAGTTCGTGACCGAAAGCCGATTCAGCCGCAGCACGATGCGCGCGTCGATGGCCGCTATGGGGGCGGGTCTGTCGCTGCGGCGGAAACTGCGCGGCTGAGGTCAGCCCGCGCCGTACCAGCGCCCGCCGGGCGGCATGGCGTACTCCGTGTACAGGAGCGCGGCCAGGGAGTGCCAGCCGGTCTCGTCCGCGGTGAACGTCCGGCCGCCCGGCGCGATCAGCACCGCTTGGCCGCTGGCGTCGGCGACCAGCGAGATCGGCACGCGGTACTCGTCGTAGTCGTGCTGCACGAGCCAGCGCCACCCGATCGTGAACCGGCGGCGCGCGGTCACCGGATACCGCACGTCGACGTCGGAGACCCCGGTGCCGACGGTCGTCCAGAGTGGAGTGACGCGGAGTCCGGCCAGGTGCACGAGCTGCGGTTTCTTGCCGTCCGGTTCGAACCGGTAGTACGGCCGCCGGCGCCACTGCTCCCAGCGCAGCCGCCATCGCTCGCGGCGGATCGGGCGGCGCAGCCGGGCCAGCGCTTCGTCGACCAGCGCGAGGGCGCGGGCGAAGTCGGGATCGTTGCGGGACACGAGATTCTCCCCTCTCTCGCGCCCGAAGCTACTGAGGCGGCTCGGGACCGGTCCCGCTCTGCTCTTCCACCAGCGCACGGAGCTGGAACTTCTGGATTTTGCCGCTGGCGGTCCGGGGGAGTTCCGGAAACAGCTCCACGCGCTCCGGCCAGTACTGCTTGGCGACGCCCTTCTCCGAGAGAAAGCCGCGCAGCTTCTCCAGGTCGAGGTGTGCGGCAGGCTTGAGGACGAGACAGGCGCACGCGCGTTCCTGCAGGCGTGGATCGGGAACCGCGACCACGGCGACCGCTTCGACGTCCGGGTGTTCGTAAAGGACGTTCTCCACGTACGCGACCGGGATGTTCTCTCCGCCGCGGATGATCACGTCCTTGGTCCGGCCCGCGATGCGGAGGTACCCGTCGGCGTCGATGGCCGCGAGATCGCCGGTGTCGAACCAGTCGCCGGTGAAACTCTCGCGGGCCAGCTCGAGCCGTTCCGCGTAGCCGACGAACAGGAACGGCCCGGCGACCTGCAGCCGGCCTTCGGCGCCCGGCGGCAACTCGGTGCCGTCTGCGTCGACAACCCGGATCCGCATCCCCGGCCAGGGACAGCCGTCGGTGTCGATCAGCTTGTCGTCCGGATCGCCCGGGATGCCGAGCGTGACCAGCGCGTCCTCGCTCTGCCCCCAGCCGCCGAGCACGACGAGACCGGGCAGTTTCCGTCGCGCTTCCCGCACGAGCGCCCGGGGGATCGGCGCGCCCATGCAGCAAAACCGTTGCAGGGACTGGAGATCGTGCTCGGCGAGGTTCGGCGCGGACAGCAGGTCGTGCAGGAACGGCGTGGCGGCGGAGGTGTAGGTGATGCCGTGTTCGGCGACCAGTTCGACGAATTGCGCGGCATCCCACACGTCCTGCAACACGCAGGTCGCGCCGTTCTGCACGCCGAGCCTTGCGCCGTAAAGGAAACCGGTGAGGTGCGCGAGTGTCGACGCCATGTGCAGGACGCTGTCGGAGGTGATGCCGAGCCGGTCGGGGAGGGGGTTGTTCGCGGCGATCGCGGTGTTGTGCGTGTGCATCACGCCTTTGGGCTCGCCGGTGGTGCCGGAGGTGAAGATCAGCAGCGTGACGTCGTTGGGATCGGGTCGCCACGACGGCAGTTCCCGCCGCTCTTCCCAGTGCGTCGCGGCGAACTCGTCCCAGGACGATCCGACCACCAGCACGTGCTCCAGATCCGGCCACTGCGGACGGAGCCGCCGCGCCATCGCCGGATAGTCGAAACCGCGGAATTCCCGCGGCACCACCAGGACTTTCGACTTCGCGAGCGCCACCATGAAGCCGACCTCGCGGTCCCGGTAGATCGGGATGAGCGGGTTGCTGACCGCGCCGATCCGGCTCGCCGCGTAGTGCACGACGATCCACTCGATCCGGTTCGGCAGCTGAAACGACACGACGTCGCCGGGCCGGACGCCCAGTTCCAGCAGCCCGAGCGCGCACCGGTCGACCTCGTGTTTCAGCTGGCCGAAGGTGACGCCGCGCTGTGAATCGACGAACGCGGTCTTGTCCGGCGTGGCCGCGGCGGCGTCGTCGAGGTAGTCGGTGATGGTGCGGTTCACCCAGTACCCGGCGCGGGTGTGGGCCTCGATCGTCTCGTCGTTGAGG
Encoded here:
- a CDS encoding FAD-dependent oxidoreductase produces the protein MNKIKVAVVGGGTGGLCLAHGLSRAGIEVAVYERSRTRADRLQGYRVHIAPMGSAALHECLPTAAWEQFLATTGESKGVFGFVTEQMRELAVLDAPPSEDPAAAHHSASRISMHQVLSSGLDGILWYDKEFVRYETGPKGVGLHFADGTTAEADLVIGADGANSRVRAQLLPHAKRVDTGIRTVIGKFPLTDESRALLPERLATAPTYVLPPAGSGMFTAPHEFSAASVNDETATVDPVLFDNTSSYVMWSYGAKAERFPADLAELDPPALRSLMLERIRDWHPGFSRLVAGSLDATVAMLPIRTSVPVREWETGPVTLLGDAVHSMTPFRGIGANIALRDAQVLCRTLSRGGDVTAAVADYERQMRKYAYPQVRGSLRSAEQFVTESRFSRSTMRASMAAMGAGLSLRRKLRG
- a CDS encoding TetR/AcrR family transcriptional regulator, which produces MSETTPRRAPRPGERQRDPERTKARIFEAAKAEFGSKGYAAARVSDIAQRAGVNKQLISYYFGGKEGLYAEVASEPFAGFAAMTTTDRPLADVLEDFAKGGLADQDQARLFLRENMAEGTPNEAGAESQREFLRGQLKYMRARQEAGDFPADVDPKTFLLMLMAAASAPMSLPRVAEALTGEDPASESFVEYYAEQLARVARHLGGS
- a CDS encoding AMP-binding protein: MPFATILNDETIEAHTRAGYWVNRTITDYLDDAAAATPDKTAFVDSQRGVTFGQLKHEVDRCALGLLELGVRPGDVVSFQLPNRIEWIVVHYAASRIGAVSNPLIPIYRDREVGFMVALAKSKVLVVPREFRGFDYPAMARRLRPQWPDLEHVLVVGSSWDEFAATHWEERRELPSWRPDPNDVTLLIFTSGTTGEPKGVMHTHNTAIAANNPLPDRLGITSDSVLHMASTLAHLTGFLYGARLGVQNGATCVLQDVWDAAQFVELVAEHGITYTSAATPFLHDLLSAPNLAEHDLQSLQRFCCMGAPIPRALVREARRKLPGLVVLGGWGQSEDALVTLGIPGDPDDKLIDTDGCPWPGMRIRVVDADGTELPPGAEGRLQVAGPFLFVGYAERLELARESFTGDWFDTGDLAAIDADGYLRIAGRTKDVIIRGGENIPVAYVENVLYEHPDVEAVAVVAVPDPRLQERACACLVLKPAAHLDLEKLRGFLSEKGVAKQYWPERVELFPELPRTASGKIQKFQLRALVEEQSGTGPEPPQ
- the proB gene encoding glutamate 5-kinase, with the translated sequence MSGTRHEIAEARRLVVKIGSSALTTAGSGLDVARLDALVDAIADRVARDAQIVLVSSGAIGAGLAPLKLGKRPGDLATQQAAASVGQLALAHAYAESFGRYSLTVGQVLLTSDDVVRRAHYRNAQRTFSRLLALGAVPVVNENDTVATQEIRFGDNDRLAALVAHLVGADALVLLSDVDGLYDGDPRDGATRKITEVRGESDVEGIAVGMSSSGLGTGGMVSKLSAARTAAGAGIPVLLAAAADAGDALRAANVGTAFAPADTRLSARRFWLGYAADTSGRLRLDDGAVRAILRRRSLLAAGITGLDGDFEAGDVVDLVDSADVPVARGVVGFDAGELPALIGRSSHEVPVEHRREVVHADDLVPLRR